In Fusobacterium sp., the following are encoded in one genomic region:
- the ygiD gene encoding 4,5-DOPA dioxygenase extradiol: MKMPVIFIGHGSPMNALKNSKASLAWRELGKKLEKPKAILAISAHWYTNETYIQSSDKPTQIYDMYGFPDELYKIKYNVNGNKNLTKRILELLDENVSIDNGWGIDHGMWSALVHMYPNTDIPIVQLSIDRTKNSEMHYFLGKKLNQLREEGFLILASGNIVHNLRELDPNNELRQETREFDEWIKESILKNNIDNPINYYKHTLSKFAVPTAEHYIPLIYAIGAADKSDKIEIFNNYYELGSISMTSYIFNPNSKNYL, encoded by the coding sequence ATGAAAATGCCTGTTATATTTATAGGACATGGAAGTCCTATGAACGCATTGAAAAACTCAAAAGCTTCTTTAGCTTGGAGAGAACTTGGTAAAAAATTAGAAAAACCTAAGGCTATTTTAGCAATTTCTGCGCATTGGTATACCAATGAAACTTATATCCAAAGTTCAGATAAACCAACTCAAATATATGATATGTATGGTTTTCCTGATGAACTTTATAAAATAAAATATAATGTCAATGGAAATAAAAATCTGACTAAAAGAATTTTAGAATTGCTTGATGAAAATGTCAGCATTGATAATGGGTGGGGAATAGATCATGGAATGTGGTCAGCATTGGTTCACATGTATCCTAATACTGATATTCCTATAGTTCAATTAAGTATAGATAGAACTAAAAATTCAGAAATGCACTATTTTTTAGGAAAAAAATTAAATCAATTAAGAGAAGAAGGATTCCTTATTTTAGCTAGTGGAAATATAGTTCATAATTTAAGAGAATTAGATCCAAATAATGAACTAAGACAAGAAACTAGAGAATTTGATGAGTGGATTAAGGAAAGTATTTTAAAAAATAATATAGACAATCCAATAAACTATTATAAACATACTTTATCAAAATTCGCAGTACCAACTGCTGAACATTATATACCTTTAATTTATGCTATTGGAGCAGCAGATAAATCAGATAAAATAGAGATTTTCAATAATTATTATGAATTAGGGTCTATTTCTATGACTAGTTATATATTTAATCCCAATAGCAAAAATTATTTATAA